A window of the Cynocephalus volans isolate mCynVol1 chromosome 10, mCynVol1.pri, whole genome shotgun sequence genome harbors these coding sequences:
- the RRAD gene encoding GTP-binding protein RAD, protein MTLNGGGSGAGGSRGGGRERERRRGSTPWVPAPPLHRRSMPVDERDLQAALAPGTLAAAATGTQGPGPDWPEGSSDSLSSGGSDSDESVYKVLLLGAPGVGKSSLARIFGGVEDGPEAEAAGHMYDRSIVVDGEEASLMVYDIWEQDGGRWLPSHCMAMGDAYVIVYSVTDKGSFEKASELRVQLRRARQTDDVPIILVGNKSDLVRSREVSVDEGRACAVVFDCKFIETSAALHHNVQALFEGVVRQIRLRRDSKEANARRQAGTRRRESLGKKAKRFLGRIVARNSRKMAFRAKSKSCHDLSVL, encoded by the exons ATGACCCTGAATGGCGGCGGCAGCGGAGCTGGCGGGAGCCGCGGCGGGGGCCGGGAGCGCGAGCGCCGTCGGGGCAGCACCCCCTGGGTTCCGGCTCCCCCGCTGCACCGCCGGAGCATGCCGGTGGACGAGCGCGACCTGCAGGCGGCGCTGGCTCCCGGAACCCTGGCAGCGGCCGCGACCGGGACTCAGGGCCCCGGGCCGGACTGGCCCGAGGGCTCCTCGGACTCGCTCAGCTCAGGCGGCAGCGACTCAGACGAGAGCGTTTACAAAGTGCTGCTGCTGGGGGCGCCTGGCGTGGGCAAGAGCTCCCTGGCGCGCATCTTCGGTGGCGTAGAGGACGGGCCTGAAGCCGAGGCTGCAG GGCACATGTATGATCGCTCCATTGTGGTGGATGGAGAAGAGGCATCACTCATGGTGTATGACATTTGGGAGCAG GATGGGGGCCGCTGGCTGCCCAGCCACTGCATGGCCATGGGGGATGCATACGTCATCGTGTACTCAGTGACAGACAAGGGCAGCTTCGAGAAGGCCTCAGAGCTGCGGGTCCAGCTGCGGCGGGCACGGCAGACAGACGATGTGCCCATCATCCTTGTGGGCAATAAGAGTGACCTGGTGCGCTCTCGTGAGGTCTCCGTGGATG AGGGCCGGGCCTGTGCTGTGGTCTTTGACTGCAAGTTCATTGAGACATCAGCGGCGCTGCACCATAATGTCCAGGCACTGTTTGAAGGTGTTGTGCGCCAGATACGCCTGCGCAGAGACAGCAAAGAGGCCAATGCACGACGGCAAGCAGGTACCCGGAGGCGAGAGAGCCTTGGCAAGAAGGCGAAGCGCTTCTTGGGCCGCATTGTAGCACGCAACAGCCGCAAGATGGCCTTTCGCGCCAAGTCCAAGTCCTGCCACGATCTCTCGGTTCTCTAG
- the CDH16 gene encoding cadherin-16, whose protein sequence is MVPAWLWLLCLPVLKALPEAQPAELYVEVPENYGGNFPLYLTKLPLPREEAEGHIVLSGDSGVAAGSPFTVDPESGFLLVTRALDREEQAEYQLQVTLETDDGRALWGPHPVLVRVKDENDQVPYFSQATYRVQLSQGTRPGIPFLFLEASDGDEPGTTNSDLRFHILSQAPPQPSPDMFHLEPRLGALALSPKGNTSLDHALEGPYQLLVQVKDMGDQASGHQATATIDISVVESTWLPLEPIHLAENLEVPYPHHISQVHWSGGDVHYQMESQPPGPFDVDAEGKLYVTRKLDQEAQAEYLLQVQAQNSHGEDYTEPLELHVVVMDENDNAPVCLPHGPPISIPELSPPGTEVTRLSAEDADAPGSPNSHIVYRLLSPAPEERAEGKAFELDPTSGSVTLGAVPLQAGQNILLQVLAIDLAGAEGGLSSTCEVTVTIKDVNDHAPEFTTSQIGPVSLPEDAEPGTLVATLMATDADLEPAFRLMDFAIETGDTEGIFCLDWEANSGHVQLRLHKNLSYEAAPSHKVVVVVRSVEELVGPGPGPGATATVTVLVERVIPAPKLDQESYEASVPVSIPAGSLLLTIQPSDPMSRPLRFSLVNDSEGWLCIKEVSGEVHTAQSLQGALPGDTYTVLVEAQDADEPRLNTFATLMIHFLKAPPAPALTLAPVPSRHLCTPRQDHGIIVSRPSEDPDLTSGPSPYSFSLGPNPTVQRDWRLQPLNGSHAYLTLALHWVEPREHAVPVVVSHNAQMWQLLVRVIVCRCNVEGQCMRKVGRMKGMPTKLSAVGILVGTLAAIGFFLILIFTHLALVRKKDLDQPADSVPLKAAV, encoded by the exons ATGGTTCCTGCCTGGCTGTGGCTGCTTTGCCTCCCTGTCCTCAAG GCTCTCCCGGAGGCCCAACCTGCGGAGCTCTATGTGGAAGTCCCAGAAAACTATGGTGGGAATTTCCCTTTGTACCTGACTAAG CTGCCGCTGCCCCGTGAGGAAGCTGAAGGCCACATTGTGCTGTCAGGGGACTCAGGAGTGGCAGCTGGGAGCCCCTTTACTGTGGATCCAGAGTCTGGATTCCTGCTGGTGACCAGGGCCTTGGACCGAGAGGAGCAGGCAGAGTACCAGCTACAG GTCACCCTGGAGACTGACGATGGACGTGCCTTGTGGGGCCCACATCCTGTGCTTGTGCGTGTGAAGGATGAGAATGATCAGGTGCCCTATTTCTCCCAGGCCACCTATAGGGTTCAGCTGAGCCAGGGCACCAGGCCTG GcatccctttcctcttccttgaGGCTTCAGATGGGGACGAGCCAGGCACAACTAACTCTGATCTTCGCTTCCACATCCTGAGCCAGGCCCCACCCCAACCTTCCCCAGACATGTTTCATCTGGAGCCTCGGCTGGGGGCTCTGGCCCTCAGCCCCAAGG GGAACACCAGCCTAGACCATGCCCTAGAGGGGCCCTACCAGCTGTTGGTACAGGTCAAGGACATGGGCGACCAGGCTTCAGGCCACCAGGCCACAGCCACCATAGACATCTCTGTAGTAGAGAGCACCTGGCTGCCCCTAGAGCCTATCCACCTGGCAGAGAATCTCGAAGTCCCATATCCACATCACATTTCCCAG GTACACTGGAGTGGGGGGGATGTGCACTATCAAATGGAGAGCCAGCCCCCTGGACCCTTTGATGTGGATGCAGAGGGGAAACTCTATGTGACCAGGAAACTAGACCAAGAAGCCCAGGCTGAG TACCTGCTCCAGGTTCAGGCTCAGAATTCCCATGGCGAGGACTACACAGAACCTTTGGAGCTGCATGTGGTGGTGATGGATGAGAATGACAACGCACCTGTCTGCCTCCCACATGGCCCCCCAATCAGCATCCCTGAGCTTAGCCCCCCAG GTACTGAAGTGACTAGGCTGTCGGCCGAGGATGCAGATGCCCCCGGCTCCCCCAATTCCCACATAGTGTATCGGCTACTGAGCCCTGCCCCTgaggagagggcagaggggaAAGCCTTTGAGCTGGACCCTACTTCAGGCAGTGTGACACTGGGGGCTGTCCCACTCCAAGCTGGCCAGAATATTCTGCTTCAGGTGCTGGCCATTGACCTCGCAGGAGCAGAGGGTG GCCTCAGCAGCACATGTGAGGTGACAGTCACGATCAAAGATGTCAATGACCACGCCCCTGAGTTCACCACTTCTCAG ATTGGGCCTGTAAGCCTCCCTGAGGATGCGGAGCCCGGAACTCTGGTGGCCACACTCATGGCCACTGATGCTGACCTCGAGCCTGCCTTCCGCCTCATGGACTTTGCCATTGAGACGGGGGACACGGAAGGGATCTTCTGCCTGGACTGGGAGGCAAATTCTGGTCATGTCCAACTCCGACTACACAAG AACCTCAGCTATGAGGCAGCTCCAAGTCacaaggtggtggtggtggtgcggAGCGTGGAGGAGCTGGTGGGACCAGGTCCAGGCCCTGGAGCCACGGCCACAGTGACTGTGCTGGTGGAGAGGGTGATACCAGCCCCCAAGTTGGACCAGGAGAGCTACGAAGCCAGCGTCCCAGTCAGCATCCCAGCTGGCTCCCTCctgctaaccatccagccctcaGACCCCATGAGCAGACCCCTCAG gttcTCCCTGGTCAATGACTCAGAGGGCTGGCTCTGCATCAAAGAGGTCTCCGGGGAGGTGCACACAGCCCAGTCCTTGCAGGGTGCCTTGCCTGGGGACACGTACACAGTACTCGTGGAGGCCCAGGATGCAG ATGAGCCAAGACTGAACACCTTTGCAACCCTCATGATCCACTTCCTGAAggcccctcctgcccctgccctgacTCTGGCCCCTGTGCCCTCCCGACACCTCTGTACACCCCGCCAGGACCATGGCATCATTGTCAGCAGGCCCAGTGAAGACCCTGACCTGACTAGTGGGCCCAGTCCCTACAGCTTTTCCCTTGGTCCCAACCCCACAGTGCAGCGGGATTGGCGCCTCCAGCCTCTCAATG GTTCCCATGCCTACCTCACTCTGGCCCTGCATTGGGTAGAACCACGTGAACACGCAGTCCCTGTAGTTGTCAGCCACAATGCCCAGATGTGGCAGCTTCTGGTCCGAG TGATCGTGTGTCGCTGCAACGTGGAGGGACAATGCATGCGCAAGGTGGGCCGCATGAAGGGCATGCCCACAAAGCTGTCTGCAGTGGGCATCCTCGTGGGCACCCTGGCAGCCATAG GCTTCTTCCTCATCCTCATCTTCACCCACCTGGCCCTGGTGAGGAAGAAGGATCTGGATCAGCCAGCGGACAGCGTGCCCCTGAAGGCGGCTGTCTGA